The Mixta hanseatica genome includes a region encoding these proteins:
- a CDS encoding efflux transporter outer membrane subunit yields MRWKPQALALLIPLLVGCAHEVDKAPSSLPIPPQWREQVGPSAAPEANWWRNFADADLNRLVEQALRNNPDILTARSRVDQYRAQLRAATGDNFPTLDVGVGATRARSLSAATGLPREGDVYQGLLQANYDVDLWGARSSSIDAARASLAAQQAAAAAAELTIATSVASGYISLLALDEQLRVTQATLATRENSLNLAQRQFAAGYTSRLEWMQAASEYQAAKAQIPQLEHQIHQQENALSILVGMNPRRIARQSNFTGVMPQRLPSLLPSELLQRRPDIVQAQRQLLAADRSLASSQAQLLPSLNLTASGTLQSSVLHQLADNPFHLWSIGGSVLAPLLNREALTAQVDVSMASRNQALYGYEKVVRNAFSEVNDALDAIQQTQAQLQEVEKQQEIAADTLRIARSRYQNGYASYLDELDAQRTLFSAQLNVVQLKSNLLLAQIDLYRALGGGWQP; encoded by the coding sequence GGGCCGTCCGCCGCGCCGGAGGCGAACTGGTGGCGTAACTTCGCTGATGCCGATCTGAACCGGCTGGTGGAGCAGGCGCTGCGAAACAACCCCGATATTCTGACCGCCCGTTCACGCGTCGATCAGTACCGGGCGCAGCTGCGCGCCGCCACCGGCGATAATTTCCCGACGCTGGACGTCGGCGTAGGCGCAACCCGCGCGCGCTCGCTCTCCGCCGCAACCGGGCTACCGCGCGAGGGCGATGTGTATCAGGGGCTGCTGCAGGCTAACTATGACGTGGATCTGTGGGGAGCGCGCAGCAGCAGTATCGATGCCGCCCGCGCGTCGCTGGCGGCGCAGCAGGCCGCCGCCGCCGCCGCTGAGCTGACTATCGCTACCTCGGTCGCTTCCGGCTACATCTCATTGCTGGCGCTGGACGAGCAGCTGCGCGTGACCCAGGCGACGCTGGCGACGCGCGAAAACTCGCTTAATCTGGCGCAGCGCCAGTTTGCCGCAGGTTATACCTCGCGGCTGGAGTGGATGCAGGCCGCCTCGGAATATCAGGCGGCGAAGGCGCAGATTCCGCAGCTTGAGCATCAAATCCATCAGCAGGAAAACGCGCTAAGTATTTTAGTCGGCATGAATCCGCGTCGCATTGCCCGTCAGTCGAATTTTACCGGAGTGATGCCGCAGCGTTTGCCGTCGCTGCTGCCGTCAGAGCTACTGCAGCGACGTCCGGATATCGTTCAGGCTCAGCGGCAATTGCTGGCGGCGGATCGCTCGCTCGCCTCTTCTCAGGCGCAGCTGCTGCCTTCGCTGAATCTTACCGCCTCCGGTACCTTGCAATCTTCGGTGCTGCATCAGCTGGCGGATAATCCCTTCCACCTGTGGAGCATTGGCGGCAGCGTACTGGCGCCGTTGCTGAACCGGGAAGCGCTGACGGCGCAGGTGGATGTGTCGATGGCTTCGCGTAATCAGGCGCTTTATGGCTATGAAAAAGTGGTGCGCAACGCCTTTAGCGAAGTGAACGATGCGCTGGATGCGATTCAGCAGACCCAGGCGCAGCTGCAGGAAGTCGAAAAGCAGCAGGAGATAGCCGCCGATACGCTGCGTATCGCCCGCAGCCGCTATCAAAATGGCTATGCCTCTTATCTTGATGAGCTGGATGCTCAGCGCACGTTGTTCAGCGCGCAGCTGAACGTGGTGCAGTTGAAAAGTAATTTACTGTTGGCGCAAATCGATCTCTATCGGGCGCTGGGCGGCGGCTGGCAGCCTTAA